In Glycine max cultivar Williams 82 chromosome 7, Glycine_max_v4.0, whole genome shotgun sequence, a single window of DNA contains:
- the LOC100785879 gene encoding NDR1/HIN1-like protein 10: protein MLPSILFWLIIFPSSCKFHVTDASLTQFNLRSNNTLDYNLKVSITVRNPNNNIIVYYGRITSIAWYKDNDFSWVSLTPFGQCRKNTTFLQAVFEGKSVIKHKSKELGEYKDETSVGI from the coding sequence ATGCTTCCCTCAATCCTCTTCTGGTTAATCATCTTCCCCTCAAGTTGCAAGTTCCATGTAACTGATGCCTCCCTCACACAATTCAACCTCAGAAGCAACAACACCTTGGACTACAACTTGAAGGTCAGCATCACAGTGAGAAaccccaacaacaacatcatagTGTACTATGGTAGGATCACATCAATAGCTTGGTACAAAGATAATGATTTCAGTTGGGTGAGCTTAACACCCTTTGGCCAATGCCGCAAGAATACCACCTTCCTTCAAGCAGTGTTTGAAGGGAAAAGTGTGATTAAGCACAAATCAAAAGAACTTGGTGAGTATAAAGATGAGACAAGTGTTGGAATTTAG